In Granulicella mallensis MP5ACTX8, the sequence CGAAAATCTTATTCCTGAACTCGACAGCGCCCTGCAGGAGCCAAATGAGTCCTCAGAGGCTGTATTAGAATCCGGCTATGCTCGTGAGGGCACGATTGCCGGACCTGCGCTGACTGACGGCTTCCATTTCGGGCAAACGTGGCGGAACGATTACGGGCGTCCACTCGGACGCGGCAATAGCACCATTGCGGGTTTCTCTGTACGCGCCGTGCACGGGCATTTTTTCTTCTTCGACCGGCAGGAGTTACAACAGGCTCCCACGACACCGGCAATCACAGCGGCAGATTCAGCGCTCTTTTACAGTTTGGATGATACCCCCTTTGGAGTTATCTCGAATGCTCCTCCCATTCCAGTAAGCCCCGCTCTTCCAGCCTATGTACGTCAGCGGCCACTGGAACTGTATGCCGGGGCTGCCTTCGGTGGATTTGCTCTGTCATTTGGCAAGCAGGAGCTCTTCTGGGGACCAACAACCATGGGTCCCCTGTCCTTTTCGAGCAATGCGGAACCAACCTATAACCTGCAGTTGGTTGCAACCCGTCCCCATCCCTTTCCCATCTTCCCAACCCTGGGCACTTATCGTTTTGACCTGGTCTTTGGAAAGCTTTCCGGACATCACTCTCCAGCGCGCCCCTACTTCAATGGCGAGAAGGCAGACTTCACATTCGGACGTACGTTCGAAATGAGTTTTACGCGTTGGTCCATCTTATGGGGGGTGGGTCACCCTATGACCCTGGGGAGTCTCAAAACAAATCTATTTAGTGAAAACTCAACAGGCTGTGGCTTCGGCTATGGGGACCGATGCGATCCAGGAGATCGGAAATCTGGATTTGATTTTCGGTTGCATGTACCCGGATTACGGAATTATGTGACGCTTTACGCAGATTCCTATGCCGACGACGAACCGAGCCCGATCGACGCCCCACGGCGTGTGGTCTGGCATCCCGGCATTTATCTTCCGCGCCTTCCTTATCTCCCACATATGGATTTTCGTTTCGAAGCAGCCAGCTCTGAGGAACTCAGCCAGGACGAAGGCGGCACTCGCGATTTCATCAATAATCAGTACCGCGACGGCAATACCAACAAAGGATTCCTCCTGGGCAATGCGGTCGGGCGCGATGCGCGCGCACTTGAAGGCCGTACAGGTTACTGGTTTTCAGCTCGCACTCGAGTCGAAGCCGGCTATCGGCAAACAAAAACTGGCACACAGTATCTTTCCGGGGGAGGCACCACCACAGATGGCTTTCTCAATGCCTCTTATGCCTTCAATCGGGAATGGTCCCTCCAGGTATTTACCCAATATGAACGCTTCCTGATTCCCGCTTATATGCCTGGGTCTCAGCACAACACCAGCGGCTGGTTCCAAATTACCTGGGATCCATCGCGTTCTATCTTTTCTCACTAACTCCTAATGAATACCTCAACCCCTGGAGCGTAAATACGCTCGCACGGGCTTGTCGTATGCAACCATGACCAGGCATGCAAATGCCACCATCGTTACGACTCCGCAGGTCACGTCTAACGCCAGCGCCGGCCCGCCCGTCGCCAGTTTGTGCTTCTCGGCAAAGTCTCCCCAGATCCAGATCACCGAGTAATGCGTCATATACAACGGATACGACAAGTCTCCCGAAAACCGGCACAACCGCTCCACCTTCGGGGCTACCGTCGCCCCCGCGCCTAGCGCTACCAGCAGCTGGAAATACACCACAATCACCGCCACCTCCCGTATCCATCCACCGTGCGCATAAGGCATCACCAGTGCCAGCAATAGCAAGACACTCAACGCGCCAAAGCCCAGCCGCGTCCGCAGCCGCCACCCCATCCGGTACACCAGCAGCCCTGCCATAAACGAGAAGGCCACCCGCGCTCCGCCGTCCCAAAAGTTCCGCGCACTCCATCCACCCGCTAAGTTTCCAGCCCGATACCCCGCCCAACATAACAGCACTGCCGCCACGACCGTGAGCACTGCCAGCACTCCACGCTTCACCCGGTACAGCGCCAGAGCAAACACCACGTTGGCCACATACTCCCAAAATAAGGACCACGCCGGAGCATTCAGGCTGAACAGGTTCTGACTCCGCTCCTTCATCACCCCATACGGAATCAGCAGCAGCGACGCCACAAACATTAGTGCCACCTTGCCCAGTCCATATCCCGGCGTAATCCCAAACGGATTGGCATAGAACGCGAGCAGCCCCAGCACCGTCCCTAACACCACCAGTGGATGCAGCCGGATCAGCCGTGCCTTCAGGAAGCTCAGGAGACCCATCGTTTTCAGGCGGTCATCATACGCATACCCCATCACAAAGCCCGAGAGGCAAAAGAAAAAATCCACCGCCAGAAAGCCATGCCCAATCCAAAGCTTGCTGTAGTTCCAAATCACCATTTCCAGAAAGTGGAAGGTCACCACCCCCACAGCCGCCACGCCGCGTAACCCATCCAACACTACAAAATGGGGCTTCGTCCGTTGCACCTCTGACGTCCCCACCGTTACTCCGGAACCTTCTGCCATCCCACCTCTCACGCTTTTCATCTTCGGTTTGTCGCCGCAGGCTAACTTCACTCACCCTAAACTCAATCGCGCGATCTGGTACGACTTCTTTCGATTTCCATAACAATTTGATGGGTCTCAGATCGTAGCCTTTGGCTGGCTCGAGCTCTTACGCTTTATCTAGAAGCTCAGTGCGATACTTCGGGGCAAGCGCCTTTGCCCGCTCC encodes:
- a CDS encoding capsule assembly Wzi family protein, giving the protein MTSADAGSRDGRVIDPDANDNYEDRIGSTNVPMDSWIYPALERLSSMGLIPFQSVAIRPWTRQECRRQVQQAKDILLGIHGHYYDVSDSIKLEAENLIPELDSALQEPNESSEAVLESGYAREGTIAGPALTDGFHFGQTWRNDYGRPLGRGNSTIAGFSVRAVHGHFFFFDRQELQQAPTTPAITAADSALFYSLDDTPFGVISNAPPIPVSPALPAYVRQRPLELYAGAAFGGFALSFGKQELFWGPTTMGPLSFSSNAEPTYNLQLVATRPHPFPIFPTLGTYRFDLVFGKLSGHHSPARPYFNGEKADFTFGRTFEMSFTRWSILWGVGHPMTLGSLKTNLFSENSTGCGFGYGDRCDPGDRKSGFDFRLHVPGLRNYVTLYADSYADDEPSPIDAPRRVVWHPGIYLPRLPYLPHMDFRFEAASSEELSQDEGGTRDFINNQYRDGNTNKGFLLGNAVGRDARALEGRTGYWFSARTRVEAGYRQTKTGTQYLSGGGTTTDGFLNASYAFNREWSLQVFTQYERFLIPAYMPGSQHNTSGWFQITWDPSRSIFSH
- a CDS encoding acyltransferase family protein, with translation MKSVRGGMAEGSGVTVGTSEVQRTKPHFVVLDGLRGVAAVGVVTFHFLEMVIWNYSKLWIGHGFLAVDFFFCLSGFVMGYAYDDRLKTMGLLSFLKARLIRLHPLVVLGTVLGLLAFYANPFGITPGYGLGKVALMFVASLLLIPYGVMKERSQNLFSLNAPAWSLFWEYVANVVFALALYRVKRGVLAVLTVVAAVLLCWAGYRAGNLAGGWSARNFWDGGARVAFSFMAGLLVYRMGWRLRTRLGFGALSVLLLLALVMPYAHGGWIREVAVIVVYFQLLVALGAGATVAPKVERLCRFSGDLSYPLYMTHYSVIWIWGDFAEKHKLATGGPALALDVTCGVVTMVAFACLVMVAYDKPVRAYLRSRG